GCCTCAATGAGGTCCTGATACGCTAGCATCTGAAAACGGTTCCGCCCATTCCCAATTATGTATATCCGCTTGCCCCGGCCGACCCAGTCGAAAAGTATTGTCAGAAGACCGAGTCTGCCCTCGCCGATGATGAACCTGGGCCGGATGATGTTGATTCCCAGCCCCTTTTGCATGAAGCTTTCGCAGATACCCTCCGCCTCAAGCTTGCTTCGGCCATACTCGCCGACTGGGCGAGGCGCGCATCTCTCGTCGCAAGGCGTCCTCTCTGGCCTCCCATAGACAATGCTGCTCGACACGTGAACGACCTTCTTGACGCCCGCGGCAAGCGCCGCCTCGAGCACGTTTCGCGTCCCGTCAACGTTGACCTTCCAGAACATGCGACCGGCCCTCGAACAAGGCAACAGCGACACGAGGTTGAAGACGCCCTCCACGTTCTGCATCGCTTGTTTCAGCATCTTTGGATCGCTGACGTCTCCGTGAACGAAGTCCAGGTTTGAGTGCACGAGATCGAGCTTGGTCCGGACGTCGTATATCCTGACTCTCTCTCCGTTCTCAAGCAGTTTCTCTGCGAGATGCTGTCCGACGAATCCCGCGCCACCTGTCACCAAGAGCATCCCATCACCTCTTTTCAGTTTCGCTCGCCGTGGATTAGTGCCGGGCGCTTACCTTGGGGAGTTGAACGGCTATTTCGAGTCAAGAGCGAACGAGGCTGCCTATATCAGGAAGGTGAGGACGGCACAAACCATGTTCCGACAAAACTGAACCTCTGTGCCAGATTCTTTGGCTGCGCCTCGGCAATGTGCTTCTGCGGGACTGAATTTTTTGTCCGGTCACTATTCGCATTAGGCGGCGCCTAGATCATGCCCGTCTCTTTTGCCCACTTGATGGCAGCAGTGTAGCCCTCGACGATTCCAAAGCTGGGTTGCATCCCAAGAACGTCTATTGACTTCTTGGGATCGCAGCCGACGTTTCTTATCGTCTCGCCAGCGATGTGGAAGTCCTCAAGGTAGGTCCCAAGACGTGAGCTAACAACATCGATCACCTCACATATCTTCCCGAGAAAAGCAGGCAGATAACGTGGCTTGATCTTCACGCCGAGTATCTGAGCGAGCGCCTCGTATATCTTAATGGTGGAATATGCATCCTTGTCAGCGATCCAGAATATCTCCCCGTTCGCCTCGTCCTTCTTCTCCGCAAGCATTATCGCATCGACAAGGAACGGGACATACGTGAGGCTTCTAAGATGGTGGCCGTCGCCGAAGACAAGGGGCCGCCCCCCCTTTACCATGTTGAGCAGTCTGATCATCCTGTGTGACATCCCCGGGCCGAAATACATGCAGGGACGAAGAATAACGGTCTGCATTCCGTTCTTGCCATGGTGCTCCATCACGGCCATCTCGGCGGCGCGCTTGCTGCGCCCATAGGGGCTTTCAGG
This region of bacterium genomic DNA includes:
- a CDS encoding NAD-dependent epimerase/dehydratase family protein; the protein is MLLVTGGAGFVGQHLAEKLLENGERVRIYDVRTKLDLVHSNLDFVHGDVSDPKMLKQAMQNVEGVFNLVSLLPCSRAGRMFWKVNVDGTRNVLEAALAAGVKKVVHVSSSIVYGRPERTPCDERCAPRPVGEYGRSKLEAEGICESFMQKGLGINIIRPRFIIGEGRLGLLTILFDWVGRGKRIYIIGNGRNRFQMLAYQDLIEACVLAFRREVAGEVFNVGADDTPLLIDQMNALVEHAGTGSKVCAIPAWFAKMCLIALDWLRLSPLGTEHYFIADKDFLLDCSKAKKMLGWQANISAVDALNGTYDWFIENREHLGSEMSADFPQQGILKFLRRIS
- a CDS encoding NAD-dependent epimerase/dehydratase family protein; its protein translation is MKVLVTGAPGWLGTTLVRRLARDSRDVRCLVLKGMDIKPLEEVGIKDLVFGDVRDKDSLKGLADGVNTVMHCAGVIHPPKVRDFDEINHQGTRNMLAEAVRSGVRKFIQISSNSAQGFNVDRETLMIETAQCRPESPYGRSKRAAEMAVMEHHGKNGMQTVILRPCMYFGPGMSHRMIRLLNMVKGGRPLVFGDGHHLRSLTYVPFLVDAIMLAEKKDEANGEIFWIADKDAYSTIKIYEALAQILGVKIKPRYLPAFLGKICEVIDVVSSRLGTYLEDFHIAGETIRNVGCDPKKSIDVLGMQPSFGIVEGYTAAIKWAKETGMI